In uncultured Desulfuromonas sp., the genomic stretch TGATCGTGAAGCGAAGGTCTTAATTTAGCCTCACGATAAAGGCCTCAATAAAATCTGATAACACCTAAAATCCGTGAACCACGTCGTAAACTCGGGACCGTTCCAAGCCCTATCTGCGCTGGAAATCCATCGGCAATACTGCCTGCTGTAAACGCCCTCGCCGCCCTGCGCCTGCAAGAATAGTCGCTTCTTTCGGCACTGCTTTACAATGCTTTTCATTTGAGGTTTGCCATTCTTTCATTGCTGTAAAGTTACGATTTATCAATTAGTTACAAACTAGTTTCACAGTTTTTAACAGTAGCTTTTTGCCCTTTTTTACCGCCGCTCTGCTAGCGTGGCGGCGTATTTTTTACCCAAAAAGGAGAAGAGTAATGACGCGTTGTGTGAAGCTGTGGAGTTGGTTGGTGATGGTGGTTTTATTGGCGGCGCTGCCGGTACCTCAAGAGGCTTTGGCCGTTATGGTGGGGAGTCGCGACGGAACCACGGTTGTGACGACGGGTGCTGATGATCATGACGATGCCACCAACACCTCCATCGGCAAGGCATCTGATGCCGGCGTTGATGGCGGCAGTGACATGTACGCTACGGCGGTGGGCTATGACGCCAACGCCACCGGAACCAAGAGTACCGCCACTGGCGGCAACAGCGATGCAACGGCAGACTATGCCACGGCCACCGGCTACAATAGCGATGCCGAAGCCGAGTATGCCACGGCCAATGGTTACAATACCAATGCCACCGGCACCAATAGTACCGCCATCGGAGCTAATGCTGATGCCACAGGGAAATACAGTACCGCGGTCGGGGCGAGTTCAAGTGCCAGTGGAGAATCAGCCACGGCCCTGGGTAACGCTTCCACGGCTTCCGGCTCTTACAGCACGGCTTTGGGGCAAAACGCCACAGCCTCGGCATACTCCTCTACGGCCCTGGGTTATGGTTCCACGGCTTCCGACAGATGGAGTACGGCTTTGGGGCAAAACGCCACAGCCTCGGAAGACTACTCTACGGCTCTGGGTCATGATTCCACGGCTTCCGGCTTAAAGAGTACGGCTTTGGGGCAAAACGCCACAGCCTCGGAAGACTCCTCTACGGCCCTGGGTCAAGGTTCCACGGCTTCCGGCAGATTGAGTACGGCTTTGGGGAAAGACGCCACAGCCTCGGCAACCTCCTCTACGGCCCTGGGTAAAGGTTCCACGGCTTCCGGCAGGTACAGTACGGCGGTGGGCTATGACGCCAAAGCCTTGGTGAGCCACTCCGTCGCCCTGGGTTATGGTTCCAGGGCTTCCGGCTATTACAGCACGGCTTTGGGGAAAGAAGCCACAGCCTCGGCGAACTACTCCGTCGCCCTGGGATATTACTCTGTCGCCGATGAGGCCGACACCGTGTCCGTCGGCACCAAATACATTCAGCGGCGCATCACCAACGTGGCTGCTGGCGTCAAAGGCACCGATGCCGTCAACCTCGGCCAGGTCACCAGCCTCATTTCCGCTGAAGAAGTGTTGTGGATCGACAGTGCCGCGAGCGGCACCGCTAGGGCCACCGGCAGCAATGCCACGGCCATCGGTTCCGGCAGCACGGCCACGGCCACCAACTCCGTCGCCCTGGGATATCGCTCTGTCGCCAAAGAGGAAGATACCGTGTCCGTCGGCAGCAAATACAGTCAGCGGCGCATCACCAATGTCGCCACCGCCGTCAACGGCACCGATGCCGTCAACCTTGATCAAGTAGAAAGCCTGATCTCGACCAGCGGTGAAAAGTGGCTCAGCAGCAGCGAAGGCAATGCCGCCAGCGTTGCCGGCAGCAATGCTACGGCCATCGGCTCCGGCAGTGCCGCCACTGCCGACGGTTCCGTGGCCCTCGGCCAAGGCTCCATTGCCGATGAAGAAAATACCCTGTCCGTCGGTTCCGACGGCAGCGAGCGGCGCATCACCAACGTCGCCGCCGGCGTC encodes the following:
- a CDS encoding YadA-like family protein; its protein translation is MTRCVKLWSWLVMVVLLAALPVPQEALAVMVGSRDGTTVVTTGADDHDDATNTSIGKASDAGVDGGSDMYATAVGYDANATGTKSTATGGNSDATADYATATGYNSDAEAEYATANGYNTNATGTNSTAIGANADATGKYSTAVGASSSASGESATALGNASTASGSYSTALGQNATASAYSSTALGYGSTASDRWSTALGQNATASEDYSTALGHDSTASGLKSTALGQNATASEDSSTALGQGSTASGRLSTALGKDATASATSSTALGKGSTASGRYSTAVGYDAKALVSHSVALGYGSRASGYYSTALGKEATASANYSVALGYYSVADEADTVSVGTKYIQRRITNVAAGVKGTDAVNLGQVTSLISAEEVLWIDSAASGTARATGSNATAIGSGSTATATNSVALGYRSVAKEEDTVSVGSKYSQRRITNVATAVNGTDAVNLDQVESLISTSGEKWLSSSEGNAASVAGSNATAIGSGSAATADGSVALGQGSIADEENTLSVGSDGSERRITNVAAGVNDTDAVNMSQLNAVQSQVSDNASKIATHTTKIASNSAAIAAIKAQSAILSSSESASASSSGSNSLAIGSGASAHDDDTAIGANATVTADSSTAVGSNTLIASEQAVAVGADATVSSEATGGVAIGQNAVVEQGASNAVALGTDSVADEANTVSVGSSVNQRRVTNVADGENDGDAVNVSQLNTVKSDVSSNSAAIESEAETRAASDEAQQADIASNSTAIEDNSSAITEVRQTLNDTRDAVAHLDRRVDQLENEMDEVAALASAFSALVPNARSASNTQLSLGLGNYGNANAVALGVFHYVNDNVLVNVGASTAFGNSKTAARAGITIGF